A portion of the Rubripirellula tenax genome contains these proteins:
- a CDS encoding DUF1801 domain-containing protein, with protein MTDAKKTNLIELLDSLVMAAVPKASKVAKYGGTLYTLKPEEKEGQFCGVFPYKAHVQLSFAQGSSLDDPDGLLEGGGKFRRHLTYKSLDDVDAKIVKRFCKAAIKL; from the coding sequence ATGACTGACGCAAAGAAAACCAACCTGATTGAGTTGCTCGATTCGCTCGTGATGGCGGCGGTTCCGAAGGCGTCGAAGGTCGCCAAATACGGTGGGACGCTTTACACGCTGAAACCAGAGGAGAAGGAAGGGCAGTTTTGCGGCGTGTTTCCCTACAAAGCGCACGTTCAGTTGTCGTTCGCTCAAGGTTCGTCGCTCGACGATCCCGATGGTTTGCTCGAAGGTGGCGGCAAGTTCCGGCGGCACCTGACGTACAAAAGCCTCGATGATGTCGATGCAAAGATCGTGAAGCGATTTTGCAAAGCCGCCATCAAGCTGTGA
- a CDS encoding CIA30 family protein: MKPLFRFAAVLLFAVLTVPAAEAQTMTSLFDFAQSADTQSSDAAKWQIVNDGVMGGRSSSQASIVKLDTGEDAMRFAGNLSLENNGGFASVRSGPSGSLGLDPGETIVLRVKGDGRRYTFNLYTPDRRTAFSYQMEFATTAGQWTEVKLPIDQFVAHSFGRRIPGMKLRPSQVQSIGILLGDKKPGPFEILIDSIMVQ, from the coding sequence ATGAAACCGCTCTTTCGATTTGCCGCCGTACTCTTGTTCGCTGTCCTCACGGTACCGGCCGCGGAAGCACAAACGATGACCAGCCTGTTCGACTTTGCCCAATCTGCTGACACACAGTCCAGTGACGCGGCCAAGTGGCAGATCGTCAACGACGGCGTCATGGGCGGGCGATCAAGCAGCCAAGCGTCGATTGTCAAATTGGACACGGGTGAAGACGCGATGCGGTTCGCCGGCAACCTGTCGCTTGAAAACAACGGCGGGTTCGCGTCAGTACGCTCGGGGCCCAGCGGTTCACTCGGTCTCGATCCCGGCGAGACGATCGTGTTGCGAGTCAAAGGCGACGGACGTCGCTACACGTTCAATCTCTACACGCCCGATCGCCGGACGGCATTCTCCTACCAGATGGAATTCGCCACGACCGCCGGCCAGTGGACGGAAGTCAAACTGCCGATCGACCAGTTCGTCGCTCACTCCTTCGGCCGCCGCATACCCGGCATGAAGCTGAGGCCCAGCCAAGTGCAATCCATCGGTATTTTGCTCGGCGACAAGAAACCGGGACCGTTCGAGATCTTGATCGACTCGATCATGGTTCAGTGA
- a CDS encoding sugar O-acetyltransferase, with amino-acid sequence MSEKQKMLAGEPYDPADPELTADRLHTRKLLHTLNHAEPGDTERMRNVCRELFGSGGDTVWLEPPFRCDYGTNIYLGEKVYFNFDCVILDVCEVRIGSHVFVAPGVHIYTATHPLDAELRRTQEFGKPVTIGDDVWIGGKAIICPGVTIGDRSVIGAGSVVTKDVPANVVVAGNPAKVIRSLF; translated from the coding sequence ATGAGTGAGAAGCAAAAGATGCTCGCCGGCGAACCTTACGACCCGGCTGATCCAGAACTGACGGCCGATCGCCTGCACACGCGGAAGCTACTCCATACGCTGAACCATGCCGAACCGGGAGACACCGAACGCATGAGAAACGTTTGCCGCGAACTGTTCGGCAGCGGCGGAGACACGGTTTGGCTTGAACCGCCTTTTCGATGCGATTACGGAACCAACATCTATCTCGGCGAGAAGGTTTACTTCAACTTCGACTGCGTGATCTTGGACGTTTGCGAAGTTCGGATCGGCAGCCATGTGTTTGTTGCACCCGGCGTTCACATCTACACCGCCACGCATCCGCTGGACGCTGAACTGCGCCGAACTCAAGAGTTCGGTAAGCCCGTCACGATCGGAGACGATGTGTGGATCGGCGGCAAAGCGATCATCTGCCCTGGCGTGACCATCGGAGATCGCAGCGTCATTGGTGCCGGCAGCGTAGTCACGAAGGATGTGCCGGCCAATGTCGTCGTCGCGGGCAATCCGGCGAAAGTAATTCGTTCGCTCTTCTAG
- a CDS encoding type II toxin-antitoxin system VapC family toxin: MNHGLDTGFLVAAAITQHPLHQNAKATLARLLNNGDRFSLTPQVLAELIHIVTDPKRFSQPLSVDDARDLAEQWWNANEVDHVFPDSDATMQFIDWHRQHQLGRKRLLDTLLATTYFSAGVHSILTTNPKDFVLFAGLNCITP, from the coding sequence TTGAACCATGGACTGGATACTGGGTTCCTCGTTGCGGCCGCTATCACCCAACATCCGCTTCATCAAAATGCAAAAGCGACACTCGCACGGTTGCTCAATAACGGCGATCGGTTCTCGCTGACTCCGCAAGTTCTGGCAGAACTCATCCACATCGTGACTGATCCAAAACGCTTTTCGCAACCATTGTCGGTCGACGATGCTCGCGACCTTGCCGAGCAGTGGTGGAACGCCAACGAAGTGGATCACGTATTTCCTGATAGCGACGCGACAATGCAATTCATTGATTGGCATCGGCAGCATCAACTCGGTCGCAAGCGGTTGCTCGACACCTTGCTCGCGACGACGTACTTCTCTGCTGGAGTTCATTCAATCCTGACGACGAACCCGAAGGATTTTGTGTTGTTCGCTGGCCTCAATTGCATCACGCCCTAG